The genome window CATGGCTCGAAGGCTGCCGGTCTCCACGTCGAAGTAGAGGATGACGAAGTACGTGCTCTCGGGGGCGCGTCGACCCGGTGTTCCGGTGAGGGTCTTGAGACCGAATCCCCCCATGTCGGGCACGATGGCCGCCATGATCCGGAAGTTGCCCGCGTCTCCCTCGAGCTTCATGACCATCCGGGGAGCGAGCGTCGTGCGTCCCTCGGCATAATGACGAAAACCCTCCTCGACGAGGCGGACCCCCTCCTTCATCGTCAGAACACTTCGAACGTCGCTTTCCTTGAGCACCAGCACCATGGCGCCGAATAGTATGACAATGAATGACCCTTCGGCCAACGCGGGAGACCAGGATGTCCGGCGCTCAGGCCGTCACTTGCTGTTTCGCGAGAAAACCGCCTTGAGCACGTAGCCGGCGATGGCGGGGTTCTTTTTCAGGCGGCGAACGGAGTAAGGGTACCAGTTCGGTCCATAGGGAACGGCGACACGGAGGCGGTGGCCCGCGTCGCGGACGAGCCGACGAAGTCCCGGCTCGACGCCGTGCAGCATCTGGAACTCGTATTGGCTTGGCCCGAGCCCGAGCCTTTCGATGATGCGGTAGGCATCCCAGATCAACACCTCGTCATGGGTGGCGATCCCGACGTAGCAGCCTGCGCTCAAGAGCCGGTCGAGCAGCAGCGCGTAGTTCTTCTGGATGATCCGGGGGTCGGTGTACGCGACCTGTCGTGGCTCGAGATAGACTCCCTTACAAAGCCGGACGTTCGCCTTGGCTTCGCCGAGCTTCCGCACGTCGTCGAGGCTCCGACGCATCCTCGACTGAATCACGCATCCGACGTTGTCGTGATGCTCCCGCAGTCGAAAGTACAGCCACAGTGTGTCGTCGATGCAGGGCGAGTCCTCCATGTCCATCCGGACGAAGTTGCGATGCTTTTTGGCGTGACCGAGGATCGCGCGTACATTCTCGTAACAGAAATCCCGGTCGAGCTTCAGGCCCAGGTGAGTCGGCTTCACGTGGATGTTGCTGTCGAGGCCGAGGGCCGCAATCCGGTCGAGCAGTTCCATATAGTCGCGTACCGCTCGTTCCGACTCCTCCCTCCGGGTGACGAACTCACCCAGGATGCCGCTCGCCACCATGAAGCCCTGGGCATTCATCGCCTGGATCACCCGGATCTGATCCTCGAGCGTCTCGCCCGCAACATAAGGCTGAGCGAATACCCGCACGAGCGGCTTGGGCACGACCGGAAGGGTAGTAGCGATGAGCTTGTCGAGAGCGCTCATGCGGGCCCCGGGAAAGCGCGGCGAGGGCCGAGGGTTGGCCGATCCACCCTTGCCGATCGATTAGATCTCATTCCAGCTTCAGCCACTTCAAGATTCGATCGAGCGCCTCGACCGTTTGCCGATCGAGTACCGACGCCGGCTGGCGGACTCCCGGGTGTCTCAGGGCTCCGCGCCGTCTCAGCATTTCCTTACGAATGGCCATGCCGATGCCTTCCTGAAACTCGAACCGCATCAACGCCACGTGGCGGTAGAAGTAGT of Vicinamibacteria bacterium contains these proteins:
- a CDS encoding proline dehydrogenase family protein produces the protein MSALDKLIATTLPVVPKPLVRVFAQPYVAGETLEDQIRVIQAMNAQGFMVASGILGEFVTRREESERAVRDYMELLDRIAALGLDSNIHVKPTHLGLKLDRDFCYENVRAILGHAKKHRNFVRMDMEDSPCIDDTLWLYFRLREHHDNVGCVIQSRMRRSLDDVRKLGEAKANVRLCKGVYLEPRQVAYTDPRIIQKNYALLLDRLLSAGCYVGIATHDEVLIWDAYRIIERLGLGPSQYEFQMLHGVEPGLRRLVRDAGHRLRVAVPYGPNWYPYSVRRLKKNPAIAGYVLKAVFSRNSK